A region of Haloplanus sp. XH21 DNA encodes the following proteins:
- a CDS encoding GIY-YIG nuclease family protein, whose product MHYVYILECRDGTYYTGYTTDVERRVAEHDAGEGAKYTRGRTPVELRYTERYETRSAAMSREHEIKSLSRRAKERLVADAETNADDA is encoded by the coding sequence ATGCACTACGTCTACATCCTCGAATGTCGCGACGGTACCTACTACACGGGCTATACGACCGACGTCGAGCGACGCGTGGCGGAACACGACGCCGGCGAGGGGGCGAAATACACCCGCGGGCGGACCCCGGTCGAACTCCGCTACACCGAACGCTACGAGACTCGTTCGGCGGCGATGAGCCGGGAACACGAGATCAAATCCCTCTCGCGACGGGCCAAAGAACGACTCGTCGCCGACGCGGAGACGAACGCCGACGACGCGTAG
- the larB gene encoding nickel pincer cofactor biosynthesis protein LarB, whose amino-acid sequence MRDILDAVARGDLSPSEAEARLAGYATTGAGRFDAAREQRRGIPEAVLAEGKTPAEVVALADAALETTGRVLITRADDATVAAVTEGLPDDVTVDHRERARALVAQLPDFEPPSLDATVAIVTGGTSDAAAAGEAAVLARAIGATVDRVDDVGVAHLGRVLDHLETLRAADAAIVAAGREGALPTVVAGLVDTPVIGLPVSTGYGFGGDGEAALAGMLQSCTVLSVVNVDNGFSAGAQAGLIARAVDASRSE is encoded by the coding sequence ATGCGCGACATTCTCGATGCGGTGGCGCGGGGCGACCTCTCGCCGTCGGAGGCGGAGGCCCGGCTCGCCGGCTACGCCACGACGGGGGCAGGGCGGTTCGACGCGGCGCGCGAGCAGCGCCGGGGGATTCCCGAGGCGGTGCTCGCCGAGGGCAAGACGCCCGCGGAGGTGGTGGCGTTGGCCGACGCGGCGCTGGAGACGACGGGCCGCGTGCTGATCACGCGGGCCGACGACGCCACCGTCGCGGCCGTCACCGAGGGTCTTCCCGACGACGTGACCGTCGATCACCGCGAACGCGCCCGGGCGCTCGTGGCGCAGCTGCCCGACTTCGAGCCACCGTCGCTCGACGCGACGGTCGCCATCGTCACCGGCGGCACCTCGGACGCAGCGGCGGCAGGAGAGGCGGCCGTCCTCGCCCGAGCGATCGGCGCGACGGTCGACCGCGTCGACGATGTCGGCGTGGCCCACCTCGGGCGCGTCCTCGATCATCTCGAAACCCTCCGCGCGGCCGACGCGGCCATCGTCGCCGCCGGCCGCGAGGGAGCGCTCCCGACCGTCGTCGCCGGACTCGTCGACACGCCCGTCATCGGCCTCCCCGTCTCGACCGGCTACGGCTTCGGCGGCGACGGCGAGGCGGCGCTCGCCGGCATGCTCCAGTCGTGTACGGTGCTCTCGGTCGTCAACGTCGACAACGGGTTCAGCGCCGGTGCGCAGGCGGGCCTGATCGCTCGAGCTGTCGACGCTTCACGCTCCGAATAG
- a CDS encoding DUF1931 family protein: protein MADLIVKAAVKEAFEDKNVASDFYEALDEEVEELLADAARRAEQNDRKTVQPRDL, encoded by the coding sequence ATGGCAGACCTTATTGTCAAAGCCGCCGTCAAGGAAGCGTTCGAGGACAAAAACGTTGCTTCGGACTTCTACGAAGCCCTCGACGAGGAAGTCGAAGAACTGCTCGCCGACGCCGCCCGGCGCGCCGAACAGAACGATCGGAAGACGGTCCAGCCGCGCGACCTCTAA
- the rpiA gene encoding ribose-5-phosphate isomerase RpiA, whose protein sequence is MKTPGGSDAAKRRAGEHAAALVTDGDTVGLGTGSTAAHAIRALGRAVDDGLDVQGVATSYASRDLAREVGIPVVALDAVDRIDIAIDGADQVSDDLALIKGGGAAHAREKVIDTAAERFVVVVDPSKESAALDRSVPVEVLPDARSTVIRALRALDGEPTVRAAERKDGPVVTDNGNLVVDCAFGPITDPAALATDLSAIPGVVEHGLFVGLADEVHVGHEDGVTVRTAERHD, encoded by the coding sequence ATGAAGACGCCCGGCGGTTCGGACGCGGCGAAGCGTCGCGCGGGGGAACACGCCGCCGCCCTCGTCACCGACGGCGACACGGTTGGCCTCGGGACGGGCAGTACCGCCGCCCACGCCATCCGTGCGCTGGGGCGGGCGGTCGACGACGGCCTCGACGTTCAGGGAGTCGCGACCTCCTACGCGTCGCGGGATCTGGCCCGCGAGGTCGGCATCCCGGTCGTCGCCCTGGACGCCGTCGACCGGATCGACATCGCCATCGACGGCGCCGATCAGGTCAGCGACGACCTGGCGTTGATCAAAGGCGGCGGCGCGGCTCACGCCCGCGAAAAGGTGATCGACACCGCAGCGGAGCGGTTCGTCGTCGTCGTCGACCCCTCCAAGGAGTCGGCGGCGCTGGATCGGTCGGTCCCGGTCGAGGTGTTACCGGACGCCCGGTCGACGGTGATCCGAGCGCTGCGCGCGCTCGACGGCGAGCCGACGGTTCGGGCGGCCGAGCGGAAGGACGGCCCCGTCGTGACCGACAACGGGAACCTCGTCGTCGACTGCGCGTTCGGGCCGATCACCGATCCGGCCGCCCTGGCGACCGACCTGTCGGCGATCCCGGGCGTCGTCGAACACGGGTTGTTCGTCGGTCTCGCCGACGAGGTACACGTCGGTCACGAGGACGGCGTTACAGTTCGCACGGCGGAGCGTCACGACTGA
- a CDS encoding PQQ-binding-like beta-propeller repeat protein: MPRQTFTRRRWLAAIVGGVTAGCGGRSATADATSSPRAATTEPPVTTTASSDPVGAQDANPSFEQGSGACSLGAASIADGTWPMTHRDPSGTNAAPAVNGPTAFPLNERWTMSALDAQVTFPVADDQFVYLVAADADADPSVPQSAVLCHDPRLTGEIQWRHRIDATPIGPPVVAGSAVYVPFGTQDDARIVAIDRAEGSLVTTYDLPGRFVGELASAGPSLMIPTQQAYRVVDARTGDHCWSFTPNRVREADRRDRNIRAAAVGDGVAYVGTGYPDGDQATESGHLYAVDPSVGGVRWQASLDGPVGRLAVSDGVVVATTGHGLVGFGAETGERRWSAPAEAGVRPATLAVADGTAVYGTRRTLHGLDTASGTERWSLPFGVHGDVIFVGDVLFGVGRSDPTTNRLSLAAVDAASGTQRWRQEIYDPIVDVMAANGYLYAITTDGSLFAFGSV; encoded by the coding sequence ATGCCACGACAGACGTTCACACGCCGGCGGTGGCTCGCCGCCATCGTCGGCGGTGTGACCGCGGGGTGTGGCGGGCGCTCCGCGACGGCGGACGCGACGTCGTCGCCACGAGCCGCGACGACAGAGCCACCGGTCACGACCACGGCGTCATCCGACCCCGTCGGCGCGCAGGACGCGAACCCCTCGTTCGAGCAAGGATCGGGCGCCTGCTCGCTGGGCGCCGCATCCATCGCCGACGGGACGTGGCCGATGACCCACCGTGATCCGTCGGGGACCAACGCCGCGCCCGCGGTCAACGGTCCCACGGCGTTTCCGCTCAACGAACGGTGGACGATGTCGGCACTCGATGCCCAGGTCACCTTCCCCGTAGCCGACGACCAGTTCGTCTACCTCGTCGCCGCGGACGCCGACGCCGACCCGAGCGTGCCGCAGTCGGCCGTGCTGTGTCACGACCCTCGACTCACGGGGGAGATCCAGTGGCGCCACCGAATCGATGCGACGCCGATCGGTCCCCCCGTCGTCGCCGGATCGGCGGTGTACGTCCCGTTCGGCACCCAGGACGACGCCCGCATCGTCGCCATCGACCGCGCGGAGGGGTCGCTGGTGACCACGTACGATCTACCCGGGCGGTTCGTCGGCGAACTGGCCAGCGCGGGGCCGAGTCTAATGATCCCCACTCAGCAAGCGTACCGCGTCGTCGACGCCCGGACGGGCGACCACTGCTGGTCGTTCACGCCGAACCGGGTTCGGGAGGCGGATCGCCGGGACCGTAACATCCGCGCGGCCGCCGTCGGCGACGGCGTCGCGTACGTCGGCACGGGCTATCCGGACGGCGACCAGGCGACCGAGAGCGGCCACCTGTACGCTGTCGACCCGTCGGTCGGCGGCGTTCGGTGGCAGGCGTCGCTCGACGGCCCCGTCGGTCGACTCGCCGTCTCGGACGGCGTCGTCGTCGCCACGACCGGGCACGGACTCGTGGGGTTCGGCGCCGAGACCGGCGAGCGCCGCTGGAGCGCGCCCGCTGAGGCCGGCGTCCGCCCGGCCACGCTCGCGGTGGCCGACGGCACCGCCGTCTACGGCACGCGGCGCACGCTTCACGGCCTCGATACGGCGTCGGGGACGGAACGCTGGTCGTTGCCCTTCGGCGTCCACGGCGACGTGATATTCGTCGGCGACGTCCTCTTCGGCGTCGGCCGGAGCGATCCGACGACGAACCGACTCTCGCTGGCCGCCGTCGACGCCGCAAGCGGGACCCAGCGCTGGCGACAGGAGATATACGACCCGATCGTGGACGTGATGGCTGCCAACGGCTATCTCTACGCCATCACGACTGACGGTAGCCTGTTCGCGTTCGGTAGCGTGTGA
- a CDS encoding ORC1-type DNA replication protein, with amino-acid sequence MTEDPDEGMLSWDESVFRDEHVFEIDYVPETFDHRETQLESLKYALRPAVRGSRPLNTMVRGPPGTGKTTAVLKLFGELSGQPGVRTVRVNCQLDSTRYAVFSRVFEHVFDYEPPSSGISFKKLFGQITDRLVDDDEVLVVALDDVNYLFYENEASDTLYSLLRAHEGNAGARIGVIVVSSDLNLDILDELDGRVQSVFRPEDVYFPVYDADEIVDILQERVDRGFHDGVIGPQELDRVAELTAESGDLRVGIDLLRRAGLNAEMRASKTISTDDVEEAYDKSKYVHLSRCLRELSESERALVETIADHDGEQAGTVYEAFHEATDLGYTRYAEIINKLDQLGVIEADYADVEGRGRSRSLTLSYDTEAVRDRL; translated from the coding sequence ATGACAGAGGACCCCGACGAGGGGATGCTGTCGTGGGACGAGTCCGTCTTTCGGGACGAACACGTCTTCGAAATCGACTACGTTCCCGAGACGTTCGACCACCGCGAGACACAGCTCGAGAGCCTGAAATACGCGCTTCGTCCCGCGGTGCGTGGCTCTCGTCCGCTCAACACGATGGTTCGCGGACCACCGGGGACGGGCAAGACCACGGCGGTGTTGAAACTGTTCGGCGAACTGTCGGGCCAGCCCGGGGTGCGGACCGTCCGCGTCAACTGCCAGCTCGACTCGACGCGCTACGCCGTCTTCTCGCGGGTGTTCGAGCACGTCTTCGACTACGAACCCCCCTCCTCGGGCATCTCGTTCAAGAAACTGTTCGGCCAGATCACGGACCGTCTGGTCGACGACGACGAGGTGCTGGTGGTCGCGCTCGACGACGTGAACTACCTGTTCTACGAGAACGAGGCGTCCGATACGCTCTACTCCCTGCTGCGCGCTCACGAGGGGAACGCGGGCGCCCGTATCGGGGTGATCGTCGTCTCCTCGGACCTGAACCTCGACATCCTGGACGAACTCGACGGGCGAGTGCAGAGCGTCTTCCGCCCCGAGGACGTGTACTTCCCGGTGTACGACGCCGACGAGATCGTCGACATCCTGCAAGAGCGCGTCGACCGCGGGTTCCACGACGGCGTCATCGGCCCGCAGGAACTCGACCGCGTGGCTGAACTCACCGCCGAGAGCGGCGACCTCCGGGTCGGCATCGACCTGTTGCGGCGGGCGGGACTCAACGCCGAGATGCGCGCCAGCAAGACCATCAGCACCGACGACGTCGAGGAGGCCTACGACAAGTCGAAATACGTCCACCTCTCCCGGTGTCTGCGCGAGCTCTCGGAGTCGGAACGCGCCCTGGTCGAGACCATCGCCGACCACGACGGCGAACAGGCCGGCACGGTGTACGAGGCGTTCCACGAGGCGACGGACCTGGGCTATACGCGCTACGCCGAGATCATCAACAAACTCGACCAGCTCGGCGTGATCGAAGCCGACTACGCCGATGTCGAGGGACGGGGACGGTCGCGGTCGCTCACCCTCTCCTACGACACCGAGGCCGTCCGCGACCGGCTGTAA